The following proteins are co-located in the Alcaligenes faecalis genome:
- a CDS encoding TonB-dependent receptor plug domain-containing protein, which yields MKCALQDTLALFALRRQVRSGVATDSFFSPQHSRLTQGRLAVVLASMLLVTSPIQAHAAGPIMLDMASQPLADALLQIGRQAQVEIAFSPAQVREKQAVALQGELTVEQALDTLLVPWGLAARAQGDQRYAIVTAPVAKGLSVLEPVRVHGQRVGERRYSREELDQRAAGNRDLSSLLADNPAIRQNEADKTSANRGSLALEDISFYGASPFQNQFQIDGISSTNQIDPASRNLNLQVGNVPAYSQAYNLDTHMLESVTVLDSSIPVEYGRFTGGVVDAKVRDPKGDNSFRADFSYNSSGLTSQTVPEKQKDKFEAGEPGFTPAWTKRFSSAMLDVGITDNTAALINVSRRESSIDRTMSVLHNKEFMDMKTNSKDRVDNVFAKVHTRWNASTDSALIFKYADRREDLVDSGILTNRVQWQHQQKAYGLGFDLNHDFGWGQGRLQLGYDQMNSYRNSDGTEYMVNMVFQPNGRPDYTYISGGFGQESTEQRNLTLKSRLEFKPFQTGAIEHTPYVGFELAHTKGEFVRDQDAYGGQKRHYSDGQPNKVQVLNFYRAGEVGVSYTNASVYVSDRLSWQRLALTTGLRMDRDNYFGNTNLAPRTLLEWDVLGTGETRLSGGWSRYYGMDVLGIAMRERKSQLHTLLVTGGKPVDRPSHTAYKLDGLKTPYDDEWALRLQQQLSSKVAAELAYVRRYGRQQVSLEGQAKTGYTYTNNGKSKTDAFTLSLMSTAPWTLGESLWTARMDVTYQHSKRNTKLADGYDGEAEAQEENIYYNGDRIRRGDRPVGDYNQPWRVSAGVTGRWARYGLQMSNRINWNSARMDVHYVGLNHGDGLEKYESGRVGSYWTWDMRLDWEPAMFKGLGLGLDVLNVLDKQAPIVVSTPTSVLNPNLYRTGRELWLRASYRY from the coding sequence ATGAAGTGCGCTTTACAGGACACGCTGGCTCTTTTTGCCTTGCGCAGGCAAGTTCGTTCCGGCGTGGCAACCGACTCTTTTTTTTCTCCCCAGCATTCGCGCCTGACGCAAGGGCGGCTGGCTGTTGTGTTGGCCAGTATGTTGCTGGTGACCTCCCCCATTCAGGCCCACGCTGCCGGGCCGATCATGCTGGATATGGCGTCTCAGCCTTTGGCCGATGCACTCTTGCAGATAGGTCGCCAGGCTCAGGTGGAGATTGCGTTTTCACCGGCTCAAGTGCGGGAAAAACAGGCTGTGGCCTTACAGGGCGAATTGACAGTTGAGCAGGCTTTGGACACCTTGCTGGTCCCTTGGGGGCTGGCGGCGCGAGCCCAGGGCGATCAGCGTTATGCGATTGTGACCGCCCCTGTTGCCAAAGGCTTGTCCGTGCTGGAGCCTGTCCGCGTCCACGGTCAGCGTGTTGGGGAGCGTCGCTATTCCCGCGAGGAACTGGATCAACGTGCGGCGGGTAATCGTGATTTGTCCAGCCTTCTGGCAGACAACCCGGCCATTCGTCAGAACGAAGCCGACAAAACCAGTGCGAATCGTGGCTCTTTGGCATTGGAAGACATCAGCTTTTATGGAGCCAGCCCCTTCCAGAATCAGTTCCAGATTGATGGCATCAGTTCCACCAATCAGATTGATCCGGCCAGCCGTAATTTGAACCTGCAAGTTGGCAACGTGCCCGCCTACTCCCAGGCTTACAACCTGGATACTCACATGCTGGAAAGTGTGACGGTGCTCGATAGCAGCATTCCCGTGGAGTATGGCCGTTTTACCGGGGGCGTGGTCGATGCCAAGGTGCGAGATCCCAAGGGTGATAACAGCTTCCGTGCGGACTTCAGCTACAACTCCTCCGGGCTGACCTCGCAGACTGTGCCTGAGAAGCAGAAGGACAAGTTTGAGGCGGGTGAACCGGGTTTTACGCCCGCCTGGACCAAGCGTTTTTCGTCCGCCATGCTGGATGTGGGTATTACCGACAATACTGCGGCCTTGATCAATGTATCCCGGCGTGAATCCAGCATTGATCGCACCATGAGCGTGCTGCACAACAAGGAGTTCATGGATATGAAGACGAACTCCAAAGACCGCGTCGATAATGTGTTCGCCAAAGTCCATACCCGTTGGAATGCCAGCACGGATTCTGCCTTGATTTTCAAGTACGCGGATCGACGCGAGGACCTGGTGGATTCCGGCATCCTGACCAATCGGGTGCAGTGGCAGCATCAACAAAAAGCCTATGGTCTGGGCTTTGACCTGAACCATGATTTTGGCTGGGGGCAGGGGCGCTTGCAACTGGGTTACGACCAGATGAACAGCTACCGTAATTCCGACGGCACGGAATATATGGTCAATATGGTGTTTCAGCCGAATGGCCGCCCTGACTACACCTATATCAGCGGTGGTTTCGGGCAGGAGTCGACCGAGCAACGTAATCTGACCTTGAAGTCCCGACTGGAGTTCAAACCGTTTCAGACCGGGGCCATTGAACATACGCCTTATGTGGGTTTTGAGCTGGCCCATACCAAGGGAGAGTTTGTCCGCGATCAGGACGCCTACGGTGGTCAAAAGCGCCATTACAGCGATGGGCAGCCCAACAAGGTGCAGGTCTTGAATTTCTACCGTGCTGGAGAGGTGGGGGTCAGCTACACCAATGCGTCTGTTTACGTGTCGGATCGCCTGTCCTGGCAACGCCTGGCCCTGACAACGGGCTTGCGCATGGATAGAGATAACTACTTTGGCAATACCAACCTGGCCCCCCGTACCTTGCTGGAATGGGATGTGCTGGGAACGGGTGAAACCCGTCTGTCAGGTGGCTGGTCGCGTTATTACGGCATGGATGTTCTAGGAATCGCCATGCGTGAGCGCAAGAGTCAGCTACACACTTTGTTGGTGACAGGAGGCAAACCGGTCGACCGCCCCTCGCACACGGCCTACAAGCTGGATGGACTGAAAACCCCGTATGACGACGAGTGGGCCTTGCGTTTGCAGCAGCAGCTATCGAGCAAGGTGGCCGCCGAGCTGGCCTATGTACGCCGCTATGGCCGTCAACAGGTCTCTCTCGAAGGGCAGGCCAAGACAGGCTACACCTACACGAACAACGGCAAGTCCAAAACAGATGCTTTTACCTTGAGCCTGATGAGCACGGCCCCTTGGACCTTGGGTGAGAGCCTGTGGACAGCGCGGATGGATGTGACCTATCAGCACAGCAAGCGCAATACCAAGTTGGCTGACGGCTACGACGGCGAGGCCGAGGCACAGGAGGAGAACATCTATTACAACGGCGACCGGATACGCCGGGGTGATCGTCCCGTGGGGGACTACAACCAGCCTTGGCGAGTCAGTGCCGGTGTGACTGGCAGGTGGGCGCGTTATGGCTTGCAGATGAGTAACCGGATCAACTGGAACAGTGCGCGCATGGATGTGCACTATGTGGGTCTGAATCACGGTGATGGACTGGAGAAGTACGAGTCTGGTCGGGTCGGTTCTTACTGGACCTGGGATATGCGTCTGGACTGGGAGCCGGCCATGTTCAAGGGGTTGGGTCTGGGGCTGGATGTGCTGAATGTGCTGGACAAGCAAGCGCCCATCGTGGTCTCGACACCGACTTCGGTGCTGAACCCGAACCTTTATCGCACAGGACGAGAGCTGTGGTTGCGTGCTTCCTATCGGTATTAA
- a CDS encoding cytochrome c peroxidase yields the protein MVALATVLPGATCAAETTDPSCRVTDRLEAQCLRSLYKNIPAQWPAPTIDPGQPWQEWGPVPGPGSSAQPEAAEDARNTQIVSLGARLFFDKQLSRKKQISCASCHQPDKSFTDGKASAVGEDGLMGKRRTPPLFAAPFAKALFWDGRANTLQEQVVGPIENPVEMNHALSDLMPRLQDSEDYRQAFQHAFGASASNPIDARRLARALAAYVVTIRPAVTRFDDFIAGDTAALSDQELIGLHLFRTKARCMNCHHGSMLTDNGFHNIGLSFYGRRLQDLGRFEWTRDPVDLGLFRTPSLRNVSKAGPWMHNGLFPSLDGLLRMYDVAMGPGPKETGPLVPRKSERIRELNLSEEEIQALRAFLEVL from the coding sequence ATGGTGGCACTGGCAACCGTGCTGCCAGGAGCAACTTGCGCGGCGGAGACAACAGATCCATCTTGTCGAGTTACGGACAGGCTGGAGGCCCAGTGTCTACGCAGCCTCTATAAAAACATCCCCGCTCAATGGCCTGCGCCCACCATTGATCCGGGGCAGCCCTGGCAAGAATGGGGGCCAGTGCCTGGGCCGGGTTCCAGCGCCCAGCCTGAGGCGGCAGAGGATGCCAGGAACACGCAGATCGTCTCCTTGGGGGCCCGGCTGTTTTTTGACAAGCAACTGTCCCGCAAAAAACAGATCTCTTGTGCGTCCTGTCATCAGCCGGACAAGTCCTTTACCGATGGCAAGGCCTCCGCCGTCGGGGAGGATGGTTTGATGGGAAAACGTCGTACTCCGCCCTTGTTTGCTGCGCCTTTTGCCAAAGCTCTGTTCTGGGATGGCCGTGCCAACACCTTGCAGGAGCAAGTCGTCGGCCCTATTGAAAACCCGGTAGAAATGAACCATGCCTTGAGTGATTTGATGCCGCGTTTGCAGGATTCAGAAGACTATAGACAGGCTTTTCAACACGCTTTTGGTGCATCTGCCTCTAACCCCATCGACGCCAGGCGACTGGCCCGAGCCTTGGCTGCCTATGTGGTCACTATCCGTCCGGCTGTCACACGTTTTGATGACTTTATCGCCGGGGATACGGCCGCTTTGAGTGACCAGGAGCTGATCGGCCTGCACCTGTTTCGTACCAAGGCGCGTTGCATGAACTGTCATCACGGTTCCATGTTGACGGACAATGGTTTTCACAATATAGGCCTGTCTTTTTATGGGCGTCGTTTGCAGGACTTGGGGCGGTTCGAGTGGACCCGAGATCCTGTTGATCTGGGCTTGTTTCGCACTCCCAGCCTGCGCAATGTTTCCAAGGCTGGCCCCTGGATGCACAATGGTTTATTCCCCAGCTTGGATGGCTTGCTGCGTATGTATGATGTGGCGATGGGGCCGGGTCCTAAAGAAACCGGCCCTTTGGTGCCGCGCAAATCGGAACGGATCCGGGAGCTGAACTTGAGTGAGGAGGAAATCCAGGCTTTACGTGCTTTTCTGGAGGTCTTGTAG
- a CDS encoding iron-containing alcohol dehydrogenase produces MSLISLPGSLLIGGGVLGQLPDLLRSMHCQKSLLITDPTMVSLGHPQRVQTLLAQHRIHCDIFSETVPEPTAASIQAGVVQASSDTYDVLIALGGGSPIDSAKAISVLSRHGGTIRDYAVPALVTRKGLALIAIPTTAGTGSEFTRFTIITDEQNDEKLLCTGPAFVPDAALIDYELTLTVPPRTTADTGIDAMTHAIEAYVSRKANAYSDSQALAAMNLIGPNLERVYQDGQNRPAREAMMLGASLAGAAFSAASVALVHGMSRPIGAFFHVPHGLSNAILLPTVTAFSIPAAPERYAQCARALGFAAPEDNDTLANQKLLSTLQQLNQNLQVPSLRALGIEQSHFDSLCPTMAQQALASGSPSNNPRLASQEEIEALYAQLWT; encoded by the coding sequence ATGAGTTTGATCTCTTTACCCGGCAGCTTACTGATTGGTGGTGGCGTGCTAGGGCAACTACCCGATTTGCTGCGCTCGATGCACTGCCAGAAATCGCTTCTCATTACCGACCCCACCATGGTCTCGCTGGGCCATCCACAGCGGGTCCAGACTTTGCTGGCCCAGCACCGCATACACTGCGATATCTTTTCCGAGACCGTCCCCGAACCCACCGCCGCCTCGATTCAGGCCGGTGTTGTTCAAGCCAGCAGCGATACCTACGATGTCTTGATTGCCTTGGGCGGTGGCAGCCCGATTGATAGCGCCAAAGCCATCTCCGTTCTGAGCCGTCATGGCGGCACGATCAGAGACTACGCCGTTCCGGCTCTGGTCACCCGCAAAGGGCTGGCTCTGATTGCCATCCCCACTACGGCCGGCACCGGCTCTGAATTCACCCGTTTCACCATCATCACCGACGAACAAAACGACGAAAAGCTGCTCTGCACAGGCCCAGCCTTTGTACCGGATGCAGCACTGATCGACTATGAGTTGACTCTGACCGTCCCGCCACGCACGACTGCCGACACGGGTATTGATGCCATGACACACGCTATCGAAGCGTATGTCAGCCGCAAGGCCAATGCCTACAGTGACAGCCAGGCCTTGGCGGCAATGAACCTGATCGGTCCCAACCTGGAGCGAGTCTACCAGGACGGTCAAAACCGTCCCGCCCGTGAAGCCATGATGCTAGGAGCGAGCCTGGCAGGGGCTGCCTTTTCTGCCGCTTCAGTGGCCCTGGTGCATGGTATGAGCCGCCCCATCGGCGCCTTCTTTCATGTTCCGCATGGTCTGTCCAATGCCATCCTGCTCCCAACGGTCACGGCCTTCTCCATCCCGGCCGCCCCTGAACGCTATGCCCAATGTGCCCGAGCCTTAGGGTTCGCTGCGCCTGAGGATAACGACACCCTGGCCAATCAAAAACTACTGAGCACCTTGCAGCAGCTTAACCAGAATTTGCAGGTTCCCAGCCTACGTGCCCTCGGTATTGAGCAATCACACTTTGACTCTCTGTGCCCAACCATGGCTCAACAGGCCCTGGCTTCAGGATCACCCAGCAATAATCCCCGGCTTGCGTCTCAAGAAGAGATTGAGGCCCTGTATGCTCAACTCTGGACCTAA
- the dctP gene encoding TRAP transporter substrate-binding protein DctP, protein MKPTKKILTALTTAALLSMTGLSQAASQKWTMTSTWPASIELVEMDKKWVELANKLVGDELKIEFFEGGSLVPTGEVFSAVESGTIQAGADWPGYWAGRNPAFSPLATHSSLFNAIDYANWIKEWGGAELYNEIYGKYGMVYLPYAITNNESGFRTNAPIRNLEELKGKRLRLSGLEQGQVLEKIGGTQVSMAGQELYQSLERGVIDGAEFSTPNVDVSAGLHQVTKHWSTPGWHQSASVFGVMINKAAWDALSDTTKEKLKIAADATMMWSIAFTEKRATEGLRTFQKAGVQIHRMDDDSLKTIQQVTNEVMISVACSNPDAAKVYASQIEYLQDYKDWRETSMPFNLGRPIDGPDLEKIKACMK, encoded by the coding sequence ATGAAGCCAACAAAAAAGATACTCACCGCACTGACCACAGCCGCTCTGCTCAGCATGACAGGCCTGAGCCAGGCAGCCTCTCAAAAATGGACAATGACCAGTACCTGGCCCGCCTCCATCGAATTAGTGGAGATGGACAAAAAGTGGGTCGAACTTGCCAATAAGCTGGTCGGCGACGAGCTGAAAATTGAATTCTTTGAAGGCGGCTCTCTTGTCCCAACCGGTGAAGTCTTTAGCGCGGTAGAGTCCGGCACCATTCAGGCCGGTGCCGACTGGCCTGGCTATTGGGCCGGCCGTAACCCGGCTTTCTCTCCGCTAGCCACGCACTCGAGCTTGTTCAATGCCATTGACTATGCCAACTGGATCAAAGAATGGGGCGGTGCCGAGCTCTATAACGAGATTTACGGTAAATACGGCATGGTTTATCTGCCCTATGCCATTACCAATAATGAATCAGGCTTTCGCACCAACGCCCCCATTCGTAACCTGGAAGAGCTGAAAGGCAAGCGCCTGCGCCTGTCCGGCCTGGAGCAAGGTCAGGTGCTGGAGAAAATCGGTGGCACCCAGGTATCGATGGCTGGCCAGGAACTGTATCAATCCCTGGAGCGCGGCGTCATTGATGGGGCCGAGTTCTCGACTCCCAACGTGGATGTCTCGGCGGGCCTGCATCAAGTCACCAAGCACTGGTCCACACCCGGTTGGCATCAATCTGCCTCTGTCTTTGGCGTCATGATCAATAAAGCAGCTTGGGATGCCTTGAGCGACACCACCAAGGAAAAACTGAAGATTGCCGCCGACGCGACCATGATGTGGTCCATTGCCTTTACCGAAAAACGAGCCACCGAAGGTTTGCGTACCTTCCAAAAAGCGGGCGTTCAGATCCACCGCATGGACGATGACAGCCTGAAAACCATTCAGCAAGTGACCAACGAGGTCATGATTTCCGTGGCCTGCAGCAACCCCGATGCCGCCAAAGTCTATGCCAGCCAGATTGAATATCTGCAAGACTACAAAGACTGGCGCGAAACCTCCATGCCCTTTAATCTGGGACGCCCGATTGATGGCCCTGACCTGGAAAAAATCAAGGCCTGCATGAAGTAA
- a CDS encoding TRAP transporter large permease subunit — translation MTPELIALLMGGLLLLGLFMGHPLAFVLGGTAVIGTLIAGKPMVLGIVVNRIYGDVLDNYTLIAIPLFILMARFLSDSEVTDKMFEALRLLMSRVRGGLALAVVFLSILLAATTGIIGASITVTGMMALRPMLKYGYCPKLTTGVIAASGCLGILIPPSIMLILMASYSPLSIGELFAGALIPGVLLGLLYAAWVVFIAWRHPERAPSVEPEEQISKPALIKMLLLEAVPPIFLILGILGSMLAGIATATEASAIGVLLSLLIVIFRGKFQWRTFFNALYETGRTSAMILFIVVGATAFTGVFNITGGLGAVQDIMRNLDMEPWLLILVMLLIVFILGCFLDWTGIVLLSFPILLPIVQEMGISLLWFVILVAVVLQTSFLTPPFGYALFYLRAITPPSVKTTEIITGVIPFIFLVILMCILIAIFPNLVTWLPHVLYGS, via the coding sequence ATGACGCCTGAATTGATTGCACTACTGATGGGCGGCCTGCTGCTGCTGGGCCTGTTCATGGGCCATCCCTTGGCGTTCGTTCTGGGTGGGACTGCCGTTATAGGTACGCTCATTGCCGGTAAACCCATGGTTTTGGGGATTGTCGTCAACCGCATCTATGGCGATGTTCTGGACAACTACACCCTGATCGCCATCCCCTTGTTCATCTTGATGGCCCGCTTTCTGTCCGACTCGGAAGTCACAGACAAGATGTTCGAGGCCTTACGACTCCTGATGTCGCGGGTGCGCGGTGGCCTGGCGCTTGCCGTTGTTTTTCTCTCCATTTTGCTGGCGGCGACCACCGGCATTATCGGCGCCTCTATCACCGTCACTGGCATGATGGCTTTGCGGCCCATGCTTAAGTATGGCTATTGCCCCAAGCTGACCACCGGCGTAATTGCCGCTTCGGGGTGCCTGGGCATTTTGATCCCACCGTCCATCATGCTGATCCTGATGGCCAGCTACTCCCCGCTATCCATTGGCGAGCTGTTTGCAGGCGCCCTGATTCCAGGCGTGCTACTGGGTTTGCTCTATGCCGCCTGGGTCGTCTTTATTGCCTGGCGACACCCCGAGCGAGCCCCGTCCGTCGAGCCGGAAGAACAGATCTCCAAACCGGCCCTGATCAAAATGTTGCTCCTGGAAGCCGTCCCGCCTATTTTCCTGATTCTGGGTATTTTGGGCTCGATGCTAGCGGGTATTGCAACGGCCACAGAGGCCTCGGCCATCGGGGTATTGCTGTCTTTGCTGATCGTCATTTTCCGTGGCAAGTTCCAGTGGCGCACCTTCTTTAATGCCCTGTATGAAACTGGTCGCACCTCGGCCATGATCCTGTTCATTGTGGTCGGTGCGACAGCGTTTACCGGTGTGTTCAACATTACGGGGGGACTGGGCGCAGTTCAGGACATCATGCGCAACCTGGATATGGAACCCTGGCTGCTGATCCTGGTAATGCTGCTGATTGTCTTTATCCTGGGCTGCTTCCTGGACTGGACGGGGATTGTGCTGCTGTCCTTTCCCATTCTGTTGCCCATTGTTCAGGAAATGGGAATCAGCCTGCTCTGGTTCGTCATTTTGGTTGCTGTTGTTTTGCAAACCTCATTCCTGACCCCTCCTTTTGGCTACGCCCTGTTTTATCTGCGTGCCATTACCCCTCCCTCAGTCAAAACTACGGAAATTATTACGGGGGTTATTCCGTTTATTTTCCTGGTCATTCTCATGTGTATATTGATAGCCATTTTCCCCAATCTGGTCACATGGCTACCACACGTGCTGTACGGCAGTTAA
- a CDS encoding TRAP transporter small permease subunit: MRYVLNQPTRWTFDATKQLYGFYFLMLGAYALKHQSHVRVDLLIQKFSPAARKWTEIAGYLIFFFPFSWVFLTRSYEFAMRSLAQGETTYGAVQLPVYPLKISMVVAAALLLIQGIAEVIRLLTHKEPGHHDA, translated from the coding sequence ATGCGATATGTGCTCAATCAGCCTACCCGATGGACATTTGATGCCACCAAACAGCTTTACGGCTTTTACTTTTTGATGTTGGGCGCTTATGCCCTCAAGCATCAATCTCATGTTCGCGTCGACCTGCTGATCCAGAAGTTTTCTCCTGCCGCTCGCAAATGGACTGAAATTGCGGGCTACCTCATTTTCTTTTTCCCCTTCTCCTGGGTATTTCTGACTCGTAGCTACGAGTTTGCCATGCGCTCTTTAGCGCAAGGTGAAACGACCTACGGCGCCGTTCAACTACCCGTTTACCCACTGAAGATTTCCATGGTGGTGGCTGCCGCCCTGTTGCTGATTCAAGGTATTGCCGAGGTAATCCGTCTGCTGACCCACAAGGAGCCCGGCCATCATGACGCCTGA
- a CDS encoding mechanosensitive ion channel family protein — MRHRRRKWSHNIIAQIVQLGLLYGAIAVARQYINMALVDYHVTWLTPRMVDFVAVLTAAAVLMHTLSLLINRLEKTQLSKGGDPTSARLIARVLKFGAFVVMLLFFGEHFGLSMSGLLAFGGIGGIAIGMAGKDILSNVFSGAMLYFDRQFKIGDWIRSPDRNIEGTVVEIGWRLTKIMTFDKRPLYVPNSLFSSISVENPGRMTNRRINTEVGLRYEDAGKVRGIVDEIGQMLAQHPDIDQTQTTLVYFNAFADSSLNIMVYCFTKTTQWAEWLGIQQDVYLKIIDIVQRHGADFAFPSQTLYVEKGGQ; from the coding sequence ATGAGACATCGTCGGCGCAAGTGGTCGCACAATATCATCGCGCAAATCGTGCAATTGGGCTTGCTGTACGGTGCCATTGCGGTGGCACGTCAGTACATAAACATGGCCCTGGTTGATTACCACGTGACGTGGCTGACCCCCCGGATGGTTGACTTTGTGGCTGTGCTGACCGCAGCGGCGGTGTTGATGCATACGCTATCGCTGTTGATCAACCGCCTGGAGAAAACGCAGCTTAGCAAAGGGGGGGATCCAACCTCGGCACGCCTGATTGCACGGGTGTTGAAGTTCGGTGCATTTGTGGTCATGTTGCTGTTTTTTGGCGAACATTTCGGATTAAGTATGTCTGGACTGTTGGCCTTTGGTGGTATCGGCGGCATTGCGATCGGTATGGCAGGCAAGGATATTTTGAGCAATGTCTTTTCCGGCGCCATGTTGTATTTTGATCGACAGTTCAAGATTGGCGACTGGATACGCTCGCCTGATCGCAATATTGAAGGGACAGTGGTTGAGATTGGTTGGCGCCTGACCAAGATCATGACGTTTGATAAACGGCCGCTCTATGTGCCCAACTCCTTGTTCTCTTCCATCAGTGTGGAAAATCCAGGGCGTATGACAAACAGGCGGATCAATACCGAGGTGGGACTGCGTTACGAGGATGCTGGCAAGGTGCGCGGTATTGTGGATGAGATTGGCCAGATGCTGGCACAGCACCCTGATATCGATCAGACGCAGACGACGCTGGTCTACTTCAATGCCTTTGCAGATTCTTCGTTGAACATCATGGTGTATTGCTTTACCAAAACGACGCAGTGGGCCGAATGGTTGGGTATTCAGCAGGATGTGTATTTGAAGATTATCGATATTGTGCAGCGGCACGGCGCTGATTTTGCCTTCCCCAGCCAGACGTTGTACGTGGAGAAAGGGGGCCAGTAA
- a CDS encoding amino acid permease, whose protein sequence is MGSGRTISLAGPSVLFTYMIIGFFLFFVMRAMGELLLHNLEYKSFVDFSADILGPTMGYFLGWSYWFCWVVIGIADIVAITGYTQFWWPDIPLWLPGLACIAFLLIFNLLSAKLFGELEFWFALVKIIAIVALIGVGAYLLFTGFVGPTGEKASLTHLWDRGGMFPNGLHGFFAAFQIAIFAFVGIELVGTASAETADPAKNLPKAINKIPVRVIVFYVLALTAIMTVTPWDIVAPNKSPFVNMFLLIGVGAAAAIINFVVLTSALSSANSGMFSTGRMLYGLSKNKLAPEAFSQLSRNGTPRNGLIYSCALLLSSLFLLYAEGDVMRVFTIVTTVASICFIFVWAVILITYLKYRRVRPEAHAASSYKMPFAIPMCYLTLVFFAFALYLFSQEEETLIGLIATPFWFLALLICLPFYKKRMKQDLALGLATQNLS, encoded by the coding sequence ATGGGATCAGGCCGCACGATTAGCCTGGCCGGACCCTCGGTTTTATTTACCTACATGATTATTGGGTTCTTTTTATTTTTTGTAATGCGGGCGATGGGGGAATTGCTCCTGCATAACCTGGAATACAAATCTTTTGTGGATTTCTCCGCCGATATTCTCGGGCCCACCATGGGCTACTTTCTGGGCTGGAGTTATTGGTTCTGCTGGGTGGTGATTGGTATTGCCGATATTGTCGCCATTACTGGCTATACCCAATTCTGGTGGCCGGACATTCCACTGTGGCTACCCGGCCTGGCGTGCATTGCCTTTTTGCTGATCTTCAACCTGCTGTCGGCCAAACTGTTTGGCGAGCTGGAGTTCTGGTTTGCCTTGGTCAAGATCATTGCCATTGTGGCCCTGATTGGCGTGGGTGCCTACCTGCTGTTCACCGGCTTTGTCGGCCCGACCGGCGAGAAAGCCAGCCTGACTCACTTGTGGGATCGCGGCGGGATGTTCCCCAATGGATTGCATGGTTTCTTTGCCGCTTTCCAGATCGCCATCTTTGCCTTCGTAGGGATCGAACTGGTGGGTACCGCCTCGGCTGAAACGGCTGACCCTGCCAAGAATCTGCCCAAAGCCATCAACAAGATTCCTGTTCGCGTCATCGTGTTTTATGTGCTGGCCCTGACCGCCATCATGACCGTTACCCCTTGGGATATTGTCGCGCCCAACAAGAGTCCGTTTGTAAATATGTTCCTGCTCATTGGTGTGGGTGCGGCGGCGGCCATCATCAACTTTGTGGTGCTGACCTCGGCGCTGTCCTCGGCCAATAGCGGCATGTTCTCCACGGGGCGCATGTTGTACGGTCTGTCCAAGAACAAGCTGGCTCCCGAAGCATTTAGCCAACTGTCGCGTAACGGAACTCCCCGCAATGGTCTGATCTATTCGTGCGCCCTCTTGCTGTCCAGCCTGTTCCTGCTTTATGCAGAAGGCGACGTGATGCGTGTGTTCACCATCGTGACCACCGTGGCCAGCATCTGCTTTATCTTCGTCTGGGCTGTCATCCTGATCACCTACCTGAAGTACCGCCGGGTTCGTCCTGAGGCACACGCTGCATCCAGCTACAAAATGCCCTTTGCCATTCCCATGTGCTACCTGACTTTGGTGTTCTTTGCCTTTGCGCTGTACCTGTTCAGCCAGGAAGAAGAAACCCTGATCGGCCTGATTGCCACCCCTTTCTGGTTCCTGGCCCTGCTTATTTGCCTGCCTTTCTACAAGAAACGCATGAAGCAGGATTTGGCCCTGGGCCTGGCAACACAAAACCTAAGCTAA
- the aqpZ gene encoding aquaporin Z codes for MSLLKRCLAETLGTFWLVFGGCGSAIFAAAYPELGIGFAGVALAFGLTLLTMCYAIGNISGCHINPAVTLGLVAGGRFPARDAIPYILAQIIGGLLAGGVLYLIASGKAGFDPVAGFASNGFGEHSPGNYSRNAALIAEIVLTAFFLFIIMGATHKRGHAGLAGVAIGLALTLIHLISIPITNTSVNPARSTGVAFFQGTWAMDQLWLFWVAPLIGGVIGALVYRLLHTDDE; via the coding sequence ATGTCTTTATTAAAACGATGCCTCGCAGAAACACTGGGTACTTTCTGGCTAGTCTTTGGAGGCTGCGGAAGTGCGATCTTTGCCGCTGCCTATCCTGAACTGGGGATTGGTTTTGCCGGGGTAGCCCTGGCCTTTGGCTTGACCTTGCTGACCATGTGCTATGCCATTGGCAATATCTCCGGCTGCCATATCAACCCGGCCGTCACGTTAGGGCTGGTCGCTGGCGGTCGCTTTCCCGCGCGCGATGCCATTCCCTACATCCTTGCCCAGATCATCGGCGGCTTGCTGGCCGGGGGCGTTCTGTATCTGATCGCAAGCGGCAAAGCCGGCTTTGATCCCGTGGCAGGCTTTGCCTCGAACGGCTTTGGCGAGCACTCGCCCGGCAACTACAGCCGCAACGCGGCCCTGATCGCAGAAATTGTGCTGACCGCCTTTTTCCTGTTCATCATCATGGGCGCGACTCACAAGCGTGGTCATGCTGGTCTGGCTGGCGTGGCAATTGGTCTGGCACTGACCTTGATTCACCTGATCAGCATCCCTATCACCAATACCTCCGTCAACCCTGCCCGTTCCACCGGCGTGGCCTTCTTCCAAGGCACTTGGGCCATGGACCAGTTGTGGCTGTTCTGGGTCGCCCCCTTGATTGGGGGGGTAATCGGCGCCTTGGTGTATCGCCTTCTGCATACCGACGACGAATAA